The following are from one region of the Macrobrachium nipponense isolate FS-2020 chromosome 21, ASM1510439v2, whole genome shotgun sequence genome:
- the LOC135197622 gene encoding lysosomal proton-coupled steroid conjugate and bile acid symporter SLC46A3-like, with amino-acid sequence MAWLLNALKSISVEPVMLINGACTQAMRLFAENVQMIKICSVNFGFSAKVCENLDDHLEENVSVQKEFTVFSFYNSIILSVTTLIFVLFMGSWSDKYGRKIPLLLTLVCQVLYAAGYLLSNWQSSWPVEMIYLVTFLESFGGSNVGLLSLTTSYISDICPEKSRTSRISIANSMWYLGGPLGTLIGAVIIKHTTYSIALSLVLLANVSVVIYVIFFIKESHRPFVTVELQNKGSLNSGISEDSKEQATISRIVKDFFNWRRVVESFETALRKREGHTRVLLIIIGSNMIHFAGRGFFMYMFVRQALHWNATDYGYWFTYRSLLTALGSLLLITPLTRLCDIKDTTLVFIGSLSIVNEYVCYGLVMNKSLSFLLWLGPIAGLISNASLIAFGSMPTKLVGSNEKGRISAVVSAINSFMPMVGYAIYSPVYYRTVDSFPSAQFFIAASLNLLIIVMFVAVHCGSSSHDSKDLEPTLSKGNEHVDVFKNGTAVTLRSFVRTFSGPVQRDNTTVENNQTPGKEIDVQAHEASSKDAQEVGAPETKKSLTGLINPSFSCDGEGSVCKSDLQKGTESSI; translated from the exons ATGGCATGGCTTCTAAATGCACTCAAAAGCATTTCAGTTGAGCCTGTCATGCTCATTAATGGTGCTTGTACCCAGGCAATGCGGCTCTTTGCCGAAAACGTGCAGATGATTAAGATATGTTCAGTCAACTTCGGTTTTTCAGCCAAA GTATGTGAAAATTTGGACGATCATCTAGAGGAGAATGTGTCGGTCCAAAAGGAGTTCactgtattttctttttacaacagCATAATCCTTTCTGTAACTACTCTTATATTTGTGCTCTTCATGGGGTCATGGAGTGATAAATATGGGAGAAAG ATTCCTCTCTTGCTCACTCTGGTGTGCCAAGTGTTGTATGCTGCGGGGTATCTGCTCAGCAACTGGCAAAGTTCTTGGCCTGTGGAAATGATCTATCTAGTGACATTCTTAGAGTCATTCGGTGGAAGTAACGTGGGTCTTTTAAGTTTGACCACCAGCTACATTAGCGACATCTGTCCTGAGAAAAGCCGCACGTCACGTATCAGCATAGCCAATTCTATGTGGTACTTGGGTGGTCCTCTAGGTACCCTTATTGGAGCCGTCATCATCAAACACACTACCTACAGTATAGCATTGTCACTGGTTCTCTTGGCAAACGTTTCAGTTGTGATCTATGTAATTTTCTTTATCAAAGAAAGTCACAGACCCTTCGTTACAGTGGAACTCCAGAACAAAGGATCACTTAATAGTGGGATTAGTGAGGATTCAAAGGAACAAGCTACCATTTCACGTATAGTCAAGGATTTCTTCAACTGGAGAAGAGTTGTAGAGTCCTTTGAAACAGCGCTCAGGAAGAGGGAAGGACACACTCGTGTGCTCTTGATCATTATTGGTTCTAATATGATCCATTTTGCTGGTAGAG GATTCTTCATGTACATGTTTGTCAGACAAGCGCTACACTGGAATGCGACAGACTATGGATACTGGTTTACATACAGAAGCCTTCTGACTGCACTGG gttcTCTGCTCTTGATTACTCCACTAACAAGACTATGTGACATCAAAGACACAACATTAGTGTTCATAGGTTCCTTATCAATAGTTAACGAATATGTTTGTTATGGTCTTGTAATGAACAAATCGCTGTCTTTTCTGTTATGGTTGGGACCTATAGCAGGTCTCATTTCCAACGCCAGCCTCATTGCCTTCGGGTCGATGCCTACGAAGCTGGTTGGCAGCAATGAAAAAG GTCGTATCAGTGCTGTCGTGTCTGCTATAAATAGCTTCATGCCGATGGTAGGATATGCTATTTATTCACCAGTGTACTACAGGACAGTAGACTCCTTCCCATCAGCACAATTCTTTATTGCTGCCAGCCTTAATCTCCTAATCATAGTAATGTTTGT TGCCGTCCATTGCGGTTCTTCATCACACGACAGCAAGGATCTGGAACCCACCCTTTCCAAAGGCAATGAACATGTTGATGTGTTCAAAAACGGGACCGCTGTCACTCTTAGGAGTTTCGTTCGCACTTTTAGCGGTCCAGTACAACGGGACAATACGACAGTGGAAAATAATCAAACTCCAGGAAAGGAGATTGATGTTCAGGCACACGAAGCTTCCTCGAAGGACGCCCAAGAAGTTGGAGCACCAGAAACCAAGAAAAGTTTGACGGGTTTAATTAACCCTTCATTTTCATGCGACGGTGAAGGGAGCGTGTGCAAGAGTGATTTGCAAAAAGGCACAGAAAGCAGTATATAG